A genome region from Fibrobacter sp. UBA4297 includes the following:
- the lpxA gene encoding acyl-ACP--UDP-N-acetylglucosamine O-acyltransferase, with translation MLHPSAFVHPNANVHESVVIGPWCVVDEGAEIGENVVLESRVRVYGGVTIKANTHVYDGAILGAPPQDLKYAGEPTRLEIGENCIIREYTTLNRGTVQGGGCTCIAPRVLIMAYAHVGHDCQIGEGAVIANACQLGGHVRIGKFATLGGTTAVQQRNQVGAYAFVGGTLKVDYDVPPCSRAFGNPLRFASLNLHALRLHSGEFPAERIAFFERAFRELYRGKRPTAEVIEELKKGPEPLFQAFFDEHWGGSLVRP, from the coding sequence ATGCTCCATCCATCCGCTTTTGTTCATCCGAATGCCAACGTCCACGAGTCTGTCGTTATCGGCCCCTGGTGCGTTGTCGATGAAGGTGCGGAAATCGGTGAAAATGTGGTGCTTGAATCGCGCGTGCGCGTTTACGGTGGCGTGACCATCAAGGCAAATACGCATGTTTACGATGGGGCGATTCTTGGGGCGCCTCCGCAAGACCTCAAGTACGCAGGGGAGCCGACTCGCCTTGAAATTGGCGAAAATTGCATCATTCGCGAATACACGACGCTCAATCGCGGCACAGTTCAGGGCGGTGGTTGCACTTGCATTGCGCCACGCGTTCTCATCATGGCTTATGCCCATGTGGGGCACGACTGCCAAATCGGCGAGGGGGCGGTCATCGCGAACGCCTGTCAGCTCGGCGGACATGTGCGCATCGGCAAGTTTGCGACCCTTGGCGGCACCACTGCTGTGCAACAGAGGAACCAGGTGGGCGCCTACGCTTTTGTGGGTGGTACGCTCAAGGTCGATTATGACGTTCCCCCTTGCAGCCGAGCTTTCGGGAACCCGCTCCGCTTTGCTTCCCTCAACCTCCATGCGCTCCGCTTGCACTCCGGTGAATTTCCGGCTGAACGCATTGCTTTTTTTGAGCGAGCTTTCCGCGAACTGTATCGTGGAAAGCGCCCGACCGCAGAAGTCATCGAAGAATTGAAAAAAGGCCCGGAACCTCTGTTCCAAGCCTTCTTTGATGAGCACTGGGGCGGCTCTCTCGTCCGCCCGTAG
- a CDS encoding glycoside hydrolase family 18 protein — protein sequence MNFKVITLALAMGAAMAQAAADKVIGFYPYWSQYSQFYAKDIRYNLVTDIHYMSIAPTAEGTVAFADEYDADNFKNLASMSKENGVKLIVSVGGMEAESNLKAIASSDETLSSFVSNVKDWIATNGGDGVELDWQNLTTDDSEDYAKMLNALVDGLSGLTVTAVIYPAAGMDAYKAEALNRLAYVDVFMADLMNESESSLVPNQSANSVQETLDAVAAAGVNKELLAPVVFLYGKSFAGAKGLGTSHQGVGSGNEGYLPYAELMNRFDTPDYTVTFDEATKSEVAVSETESIVFMGIPSVKAVAQHVKSEGMAGVAVYDLSQDHYEPIVSLLVTVGLELRPGVNYKASKK from the coding sequence ATGAACTTTAAAGTTATTACATTGGCTCTTGCCATGGGCGCTGCAATGGCCCAGGCTGCCGCTGACAAAGTGATTGGCTTCTATCCGTATTGGAGTCAGTATTCACAGTTCTACGCCAAGGACATCCGCTACAATCTCGTGACCGATATTCACTACATGTCTATCGCTCCGACTGCAGAAGGTACGGTTGCCTTTGCCGACGAATACGATGCCGACAACTTCAAGAACCTTGCCAGCATGTCCAAGGAAAACGGCGTGAAGTTGATTGTTTCCGTGGGTGGCATGGAAGCTGAATCGAACCTCAAGGCTATCGCCTCCTCCGATGAAACGCTTTCTTCCTTCGTCTCTAACGTGAAGGACTGGATTGCAACGAACGGCGGTGACGGTGTTGAACTCGACTGGCAGAACCTCACGACGGATGATTCCGAAGATTACGCCAAGATGCTGAACGCATTGGTCGACGGTCTTTCGGGCTTGACGGTGACTGCCGTGATTTACCCGGCAGCCGGCATGGATGCCTACAAGGCTGAAGCCTTGAACCGCCTTGCTTACGTGGACGTGTTCATGGCCGACCTCATGAACGAAAGCGAAAGCAGCCTCGTTCCGAACCAGAGTGCAAACTCTGTGCAGGAAACGCTTGACGCTGTTGCCGCCGCTGGCGTGAACAAGGAACTCCTTGCTCCGGTCGTGTTCCTCTACGGTAAGTCTTTTGCCGGTGCTAAGGGCCTCGGCACGAGCCATCAGGGCGTTGGAAGCGGTAACGAAGGTTACCTCCCGTACGCTGAACTCATGAACCGCTTTGACACTCCGGATTACACGGTGACATTCGATGAAGCGACCAAGTCCGAAGTGGCTGTGAGCGAAACCGAATCCATCGTGTTCATGGGTATCCCATCTGTGAAGGCTGTGGCCCAGCACGTGAAGAGCGAAGGCATGGCAGGCGTTGCCGTGTACGACCTCTCCCAGGACCACTACGAACCGATCGTCTCGCTCCTCGTGACGGTTGGTCTCGAACTCCGTCCGGGCGTGAACTACAAGGCTTCCAAGAAGTAA
- a CDS encoding sugar-binding protein, with the protein MNGNFKKAIWKSALAAMLLASSSFAGYGFSDYRDRDQSHFVMKEPKPFRPDKEVVTVVMREAIPRGGGYTYQYPRENPEPVLTDKYAMEGALSMEIELIASDYSGVAICIAGSVDLTPYLEDGVLEFWLKGAQGGENALFVLVDDGVKSNGESLQVKLRSKSLGEITTEWKHFSIPLKLFGNTGVYWDAKNTREVMLPFAWSNFKGFRLEVRKDENESFKVWIDDIVIKKHGKPYEGPAHYPFRNEI; encoded by the coding sequence ATGAATGGAAACTTTAAAAAAGCCATTTGGAAGTCCGCTCTAGCGGCGATGCTTCTTGCTTCATCTTCTTTTGCTGGCTACGGCTTTAGCGATTACCGCGACCGCGACCAGTCTCACTTTGTCATGAAGGAACCCAAGCCGTTCCGTCCTGATAAGGAAGTTGTCACCGTTGTCATGCGCGAAGCTATTCCGCGTGGTGGTGGCTATACCTATCAGTATCCGCGTGAAAACCCCGAACCGGTACTCACGGATAAGTACGCTATGGAAGGCGCTCTTTCCATGGAAATCGAGCTTATCGCAAGTGACTACTCCGGTGTCGCTATTTGTATTGCGGGTTCCGTGGACTTGACTCCGTACTTGGAAGATGGTGTTCTCGAATTTTGGCTTAAAGGTGCCCAGGGTGGCGAAAACGCCTTGTTCGTGCTCGTTGATGACGGCGTGAAGAGCAACGGCGAATCCCTCCAGGTCAAGCTCCGCTCCAAGAGCCTTGGTGAAATTACGACTGAATGGAAGCACTTCAGCATCCCTCTGAAGCTCTTCGGCAATACCGGTGTGTACTGGGATGCGAAGAACACGCGTGAAGTGATGCTCCCGTTCGCATGGTCCAACTTCAAGGGTTTCCGTCTTGAAGTCCGTAAGGATGAAAACGAATCCTTCAAGGTTTGGATTGACGATATTGTGATTAAGAAGCATGGCAAGCCGTACGAAGGCCCGGCTCATTATCCGTTCCGCAACGAGATTTAA
- a CDS encoding glycoside hydrolase family 9 protein codes for MRKHLLVALALAVPTFAIPLVNQLGFAPESEKTVVIPGNDANPLEVRDMAGNTVLTLEAPMVYDWDYSGEEVQTYDISSIKKPGTYRLFRDGYIGNPIVIGEHVYEDLTKAALKWFYYQRAGMALDTRYAGKWARAAGHIDDSVTVYGTDLQTATVVAQSKGKPAPKKADPKIIKSQRGWYDAGDYGKYIVNSGITVFTLLELYEHFPAFMDTLQWNIPREFPKMPSLLEEIRWNLDWMLSMQDKDGGVYHKLTSLKFGSSTMPEIDGAKRYAIEKSLTATLDFAAVMAQASRVYAPFDKAFADRMLKASGAAYYWAKHNPKALYKQPSDVQTGDYTYGGEDGRDEFAFAATELFRATKKKNYLNDLSAYKIRSDGPWWGDVNMLAVYHVALDSADFGAKLGGAARKALLAAANELRAIGDTSAYRLPATPSSWNWGSNSAMANNGIVLLHAYYITGDKSYLDGAQQCLDYLLGKNPIEMTYVTGFGYRSPRFPHHRVSESDFVDDPVPGMLVGGPHLGKQDINLDGKELWKCPNYAVAEKPALAYIDNRCSYATNEVAINWNAPLAYLAGALQAIYLGHANAVVK; via the coding sequence ATGCGTAAACATCTATTGGTCGCGCTTGCTCTTGCGGTGCCGACTTTTGCAATCCCGCTGGTGAACCAGCTTGGATTTGCCCCTGAATCCGAAAAGACGGTCGTCATTCCCGGTAACGATGCGAACCCGCTCGAAGTTCGCGACATGGCAGGGAATACGGTGCTTACGCTTGAAGCCCCGATGGTCTATGACTGGGACTACAGTGGCGAAGAAGTCCAGACTTACGATATATCTTCGATCAAGAAGCCGGGCACATACCGCTTGTTCAGGGATGGCTATATCGGAAACCCGATCGTGATTGGCGAGCACGTTTACGAAGATTTGACGAAGGCTGCCCTCAAGTGGTTCTACTACCAGCGTGCAGGTATGGCTCTCGATACGCGCTATGCGGGCAAGTGGGCACGTGCGGCAGGCCACATTGACGATAGCGTGACGGTTTACGGCACCGATTTGCAGACGGCGACGGTTGTTGCGCAGTCCAAGGGCAAACCCGCTCCCAAGAAGGCTGACCCGAAGATTATCAAGTCGCAGCGCGGTTGGTACGATGCCGGTGACTATGGCAAGTACATTGTGAACTCGGGCATTACCGTGTTTACGCTTTTGGAACTTTATGAACACTTCCCGGCGTTCATGGATACGCTCCAGTGGAACATCCCGCGTGAATTCCCGAAGATGCCTTCACTCCTCGAAGAAATCCGCTGGAATCTGGACTGGATGCTTTCGATGCAGGATAAGGACGGTGGTGTTTACCACAAGCTCACGTCACTCAAGTTCGGCTCTAGCACGATGCCTGAAATTGATGGCGCAAAGCGCTATGCCATTGAAAAGAGCTTGACTGCAACGCTTGACTTTGCTGCGGTGATGGCGCAGGCTTCTCGCGTGTATGCTCCGTTTGACAAGGCTTTTGCAGACCGCATGCTCAAGGCTTCTGGTGCCGCCTATTATTGGGCAAAGCACAATCCGAAGGCTTTGTACAAGCAGCCTTCCGATGTACAGACTGGCGATTATACGTATGGCGGCGAAGACGGCAGGGATGAATTTGCCTTTGCTGCAACAGAACTTTTCCGCGCCACAAAGAAGAAGAATTACCTCAATGACTTGAGCGCTTACAAGATCAGAAGCGATGGACCGTGGTGGGGCGATGTGAACATGCTCGCCGTTTACCATGTGGCTCTGGATTCGGCTGACTTTGGCGCAAAGCTCGGTGGTGCCGCTCGCAAGGCTTTGCTTGCCGCTGCAAATGAACTCCGCGCGATTGGCGATACGAGTGCGTATAGACTCCCTGCAACTCCGTCGAGCTGGAACTGGGGCAGTAACAGCGCCATGGCGAACAACGGAATCGTGTTGCTGCATGCTTATTACATCACGGGCGACAAGAGCTACTTGGATGGCGCACAGCAGTGCCTCGATTACCTCTTGGGCAAGAACCCGATTGAAATGACGTATGTGACTGGCTTTGGCTACAGAAGCCCGCGTTTTCCGCACCATCGCGTGAGTGAATCGGACTTTGTCGATGATCCGGTGCCGGGCATGCTCGTGGGCGGTCCGCACTTGGGCAAGCAGGACATCAACCTCGATGGCAAGGAACTTTGGAAGTGCCCGAACTACGCTGTTGCCGAAAAGCCGGCACTTGCTTACATCGATAACCGTTGCAGCTATGCGACAAACGAAGTGGCCATCAACTGGAACGCTCCGCTTGCATATCTCGCTGGCGCCTTGCAGGCCATTTACTTGGGCCACGCCAATGCGGTTGTGAAGTAA
- a CDS encoding bile acid:sodium symporter has translation MGNLRAILMPIAILAGILIPQAHFLSPLLPLTIGIMMFLTFVTKIPPQTHGYTFKIEARAFIASLVIIAALWGVVEVFHLPREVLLGGAIIALCPPANAAPAMAKMLGGSASLALKIFLSGNLIACFSIPIIFGYLTGAEADLSEIAMKIFNTIQPIISIPLAFAFGLRNFYPELADRAAKYQKYTMFVWTFSVFIILSKASFDIREMGFADLWNSGKLPLMAGVSLVLCLLQFWLGWVCERGRRPIEGSQSMGQKNTTLVIWVSSLYAGPVVALAPTCYVVWQNLVLSYMTAKIKPKKDS, from the coding sequence ATGGGTAACTTACGCGCTATTCTCATGCCCATCGCAATTCTGGCGGGCATCCTCATTCCTCAGGCGCACTTTCTGTCGCCGCTCTTGCCGTTAACTATCGGCATCATGATGTTCCTTACGTTCGTGACGAAAATTCCGCCGCAGACGCATGGTTACACGTTCAAGATTGAGGCCCGTGCGTTTATCGCAAGTCTTGTGATTATCGCTGCGCTTTGGGGCGTTGTGGAAGTTTTCCACTTGCCGCGTGAAGTGCTTTTGGGTGGTGCGATTATTGCGCTTTGTCCGCCCGCGAATGCGGCCCCTGCGATGGCGAAAATGCTTGGCGGCAGCGCATCCCTTGCGCTCAAGATTTTCCTCAGCGGTAACTTGATTGCGTGCTTTAGCATTCCGATAATCTTTGGCTATTTGACCGGCGCCGAAGCGGACCTGTCTGAAATCGCGATGAAGATTTTTAACACGATTCAACCGATTATAAGCATTCCCTTGGCGTTTGCGTTTGGTCTCCGTAACTTTTACCCGGAACTTGCCGACCGTGCTGCAAAATACCAGAAGTACACAATGTTTGTGTGGACGTTCTCGGTGTTCATTATTTTGTCCAAGGCAAGCTTCGACATTCGCGAAATGGGCTTTGCCGACTTGTGGAATAGCGGTAAGCTCCCGCTGATGGCTGGTGTATCGCTTGTGCTTTGCCTTTTGCAGTTTTGGCTTGGATGGGTTTGCGAACGCGGTCGCCGCCCGATTGAAGGTTCGCAGAGCATGGGGCAAAAGAACACGACACTTGTTATCTGGGTTTCTAGCCTTTACGCGGGCCCGGTGGTGGCTCTTGCCCCGACTTGCTACGTTGTATGGCAAAACCTTGTTCTCAGTTACATGACCGCAAAAATCAAGCCGAAAAAAGATAGTTAG
- a CDS encoding bifunctional anthranilate synthase component I family protein/class IV aminotransferase — protein sequence MQIYADKTFNNPIETIEAFKPKDVKSALDRIEFLQSKGLYLLGYMRYDLKNVAGDAPLIYFEAFDSFQQFGEKTPDYKIGTTVKPRISKEEYTQKIDYIKEQIKNGITYEVNYTYPSTLRTNASELDLYQFLLQNQKTPYNAFLQNKYETILSFSPELFFVKRGNKILTKPMKGTLKRGNTSEEDDVLQEFLHNDLKNRTENVMIVDLLRNDLGRISKPGTVYADKLFEVEKHKTVFQMTSEISSELKDGTTLYEIINAIYPCGSITGAPKISTMEVIANAEPFPREVYCGAIGYIHDDEMTFSVPIRILQKKQGESDYRYDAGGAITWASTADDEWNETMTKASFLNTEFSLIETGITDFEMHLERLRNSANALGFTWNSELEKIKFDKSVVNRIELFKDGHFELTTRPIPAPKQDPKIKIVHKVNSSNPFLYHKTSIRLPFPKDVFDEICVNEKGEITEGTFTNIGILKDGIIYTPPIECGLLNGITRQKLLNEGKAKEKILYPSNLQTAEKIYCFNSVRGIVEVTLDE from the coding sequence ATGCAGATATACGCAGATAAAACATTCAACAATCCAATAGAAACCATCGAAGCGTTTAAGCCCAAAGATGTCAAGTCGGCGCTTGACAGAATTGAATTTTTACAAAGCAAGGGGCTTTATCTACTCGGCTACATGCGCTACGACCTCAAAAACGTAGCAGGCGACGCACCCCTTATCTACTTTGAAGCTTTCGATTCGTTCCAGCAGTTCGGAGAAAAAACACCCGACTACAAAATCGGCACTACTGTAAAACCGCGCATATCCAAAGAAGAATACACGCAAAAAATCGATTACATCAAAGAGCAAATCAAGAACGGGATTACATACGAAGTCAATTATACATACCCATCAACGCTAAGAACAAACGCTAGTGAGTTAGACTTATACCAGTTCCTTTTGCAAAACCAGAAGACCCCTTACAACGCCTTTTTGCAAAACAAGTACGAAACCATCTTATCGTTTTCGCCGGAACTGTTTTTTGTGAAGCGCGGCAACAAGATTTTGACAAAGCCCATGAAAGGCACGCTCAAGCGCGGCAATACATCCGAAGAAGATGACGTATTACAAGAATTCTTGCACAACGACTTAAAGAACCGCACTGAAAACGTCATGATTGTCGACTTGCTGCGAAACGATCTCGGGAGAATTTCAAAGCCGGGAACCGTATACGCAGACAAACTATTCGAAGTCGAAAAGCACAAAACCGTCTTCCAGATGACTTCCGAAATTTCATCAGAGCTGAAAGACGGTACAACGCTTTACGAAATCATCAATGCGATTTATCCATGCGGTTCCATCACAGGCGCGCCCAAAATTTCTACAATGGAAGTCATCGCGAATGCAGAACCGTTCCCGCGAGAAGTGTACTGCGGAGCCATCGGCTACATCCACGACGACGAAATGACTTTCTCCGTGCCTATCAGAATCTTGCAGAAAAAGCAAGGCGAATCTGATTACAGATACGATGCCGGCGGCGCTATCACTTGGGCTTCTACCGCAGATGACGAATGGAATGAAACAATGACCAAGGCAAGTTTTTTGAATACAGAATTTTCGCTGATTGAAACAGGCATCACCGATTTCGAGATGCATCTCGAACGTTTGAGAAATTCAGCAAATGCACTCGGCTTCACCTGGAATAGCGAACTTGAAAAAATCAAGTTCGACAAGTCCGTCGTGAACAGGATTGAGCTTTTCAAAGACGGTCACTTTGAACTCACGACAAGACCGATTCCCGCGCCCAAGCAAGATCCAAAAATCAAAATCGTACACAAAGTAAATTCATCCAATCCGTTCCTGTATCACAAAACGAGCATCCGCTTGCCATTCCCGAAAGACGTCTTTGATGAAATCTGCGTAAACGAGAAGGGCGAAATCACAGAAGGCACGTTCACGAACATCGGCATTCTAAAAGACGGCATCATCTACACGCCGCCTATCGAGTGCGGGCTTTTAAACGGCATCACAAGACAAAAGCTTTTAAACGAAGGCAAGGCCAAAGAAAAAATCCTGTACCCAAGTAACCTTCAAACAGCCGAGAAAATCTACTGTTTCAATTCCGTCCGCGGCATTGTGGAAGTAACGCTCGACGAATAA
- the lysA gene encoding diaminopimelate decarboxylase produces the protein MKYSIPDSVLLKAASEYGTPLWIYDRATIERAVKDVQVFDTVRFAQKACPNLSVVSLIRKLGCVVDAVSAGEIVRALKAGFKGGQQKGKVPEIVYTADIFDRDALELVKKYDIAVNVGSPDMIQQLADFGVKSELTIRVNPGFGHGHSRKTNTGGDLSKHGIWHEQIKDCIKLAQSNGMWITGLHMHIGSGTDFEHLAQVCDAMVDASRRLGSHLRTISAGGGLPIPYHEEEKGNRIDVKAYYDLWDNARKRIQQSIGHDVHLEVEPGRYLVAESGYLVAEIRAVKKQGNNLFYLLDAGFTDLVRPSFYGSYHAISVVARDGRELNETVDAVVAGPLCESGDVFTQEEGGFVVTRKLPKAQVGDLLILHDAGAYGAAMSSNYNSRRYAAETMYTKGEIKLIRERQTFEQLLQNDRIIEL, from the coding sequence ATGAAATATTCCATCCCTGATTCAGTGCTTTTGAAAGCGGCCAGTGAATACGGCACCCCGCTTTGGATTTATGACCGTGCGACGATTGAACGTGCTGTAAAGGACGTGCAGGTTTTTGACACTGTGCGCTTTGCCCAAAAGGCATGCCCGAACCTCTCTGTGGTTTCGCTCATCCGCAAGCTTGGCTGCGTTGTCGACGCCGTCTCCGCTGGTGAAATTGTGCGCGCCCTCAAGGCCGGCTTCAAGGGTGGACAGCAGAAGGGCAAGGTCCCTGAAATTGTTTACACCGCCGACATCTTTGACCGCGATGCACTCGAACTCGTGAAGAAGTACGACATCGCCGTGAACGTGGGCTCTCCGGACATGATTCAGCAGCTTGCTGATTTTGGCGTGAAGTCTGAACTCACCATCCGCGTGAATCCGGGCTTTGGTCACGGTCATTCCCGCAAGACGAATACCGGTGGCGACCTTTCCAAGCACGGCATTTGGCACGAACAGATTAAGGACTGCATCAAGCTTGCCCAGAGCAACGGCATGTGGATTACTGGGCTTCACATGCACATCGGTTCCGGCACGGATTTCGAACACCTCGCACAGGTTTGTGATGCCATGGTCGACGCTAGCCGCCGCTTGGGTTCTCACCTCCGTACGATTAGCGCTGGTGGTGGCCTCCCGATTCCGTATCACGAAGAAGAAAAGGGCAACCGCATTGACGTAAAGGCCTACTACGATTTGTGGGACAACGCCCGCAAGCGCATCCAGCAGAGCATTGGTCACGATGTCCACCTCGAAGTGGAACCGGGCCGTTACCTTGTTGCTGAAAGCGGCTACCTCGTTGCCGAAATTCGCGCCGTGAAGAAACAGGGCAATAATTTGTTCTACTTGCTCGATGCCGGCTTTACCGATCTCGTTCGCCCGAGTTTTTACGGTAGCTACCATGCTATTTCTGTGGTCGCCCGTGACGGTCGTGAACTGAACGAAACTGTTGACGCTGTTGTTGCAGGCCCGCTCTGCGAATCCGGTGACGTGTTCACGCAGGAAGAAGGTGGCTTTGTCGTGACGCGCAAGCTCCCGAAGGCTCAGGTGGGTGACCTCTTGATTCTCCATGATGCTGGTGCTTACGGTGCTGCCATGAGCAGCAACTACAACAGCCGTCGCTACGCTGCTGAAACGATGTACACGAAGGGTGAAATCAAGCTCATTCGCGAGCGTCAGACTTTCGAACAGCTCTTGCAAAACGATAGGATTATTGAGCTGTAG
- a CDS encoding glycogen-binding domain-containing protein has product MSKNSKTVVAKPVKKVATKAAAKPAAEKSAAKTVKAPAKKADVKAAPAKKAAPKAEKPAKAPAKVAKAAKVEAPKAAAPKKVAVEFVADCPLATTVSVAGTFNNWTVDADMLKKDEKTGLWVAKISLVPGDYEYKFVCDGVNWDAGDNKIKHV; this is encoded by the coding sequence ATGTCCAAGAATTCTAAAACTGTAGTTGCAAAACCCGTAAAGAAAGTTGCGACGAAGGCTGCGGCAAAACCCGCTGCAGAAAAGTCCGCCGCAAAAACCGTGAAGGCTCCAGCTAAGAAGGCCGATGTCAAGGCTGCTCCGGCCAAGAAGGCCGCTCCGAAGGCAGAAAAGCCGGCTAAGGCTCCTGCTAAGGTTGCAAAGGCTGCAAAAGTTGAAGCCCCGAAAGCTGCTGCCCCGAAGAAGGTCGCTGTCGAATTCGTTGCCGATTGCCCGCTTGCAACAACCGTCTCTGTTGCTGGTACGTTCAACAACTGGACTGTCGATGCCGACATGCTCAAGAAGGACGAGAAGACGGGTCTTTGGGTTGCAAAGATTTCCCTCGTTCCGGGCGACTACGAATACAAGTTTGTCTGTGACGGTGTGAACTGGGATGCAGGCGACAATAAGATCAAGCACGTATAA
- a CDS encoding glycoside hydrolase family 5 protein, whose translation MIKKFLSVAAIGCAFWACDRGSATSPTAPATNKPTAIPVDYSLGRAMNAALGRGINLGNSWDSDGSDDSGWSNPIRDTDFAIIKAAGFNSVRIPVRWQNGSDYSTHTVDPNRLAGVLEDIRLAIANGLTVVVNFHHYTDLNCAGGANGCPFVPAEYQAEKAHFLGMWAQVAAAMGEFQDNQVVLEILNEPVIPNAERVDQLMNDAYKVIRAAAPGKTIMFEAYHAAKFADLTMLHLPQDGNIIFSGHYYEPYTYSHQGHGYNCIGDDALITTATEDMKYYVGLAYKLYPDINGFDQIPMNMGEFGVAGGDPAFCQGTPPSNSGKAYWTKKAAQAAIENGMSFHYWGFGYTGGFDAYEPNAEKWHPGFPQALIF comes from the coding sequence ATGATTAAAAAGTTTCTTTCTGTTGCAGCCATCGGATGCGCCTTCTGGGCCTGCGACAGAGGTTCGGCAACGTCTCCTACGGCACCTGCGACAAACAAGCCTACAGCAATTCCGGTAGACTACTCTTTGGGAAGAGCCATGAACGCGGCCCTTGGACGCGGCATCAACCTCGGTAACTCCTGGGATTCCGACGGCTCGGACGACAGCGGCTGGAGCAACCCCATTCGCGACACGGACTTCGCCATCATCAAGGCTGCAGGATTCAACTCCGTGCGCATCCCGGTCCGCTGGCAGAATGGCTCCGACTATTCCACCCATACCGTAGACCCGAACCGCCTTGCTGGAGTCCTTGAAGACATCCGACTCGCTATCGCAAACGGCCTTACCGTCGTCGTGAATTTTCACCATTACACCGACCTGAACTGCGCTGGTGGTGCCAACGGATGCCCGTTCGTCCCAGCAGAATACCAGGCCGAAAAAGCCCACTTCCTTGGCATGTGGGCCCAAGTGGCAGCAGCCATGGGCGAATTCCAGGACAACCAGGTCGTACTTGAAATTCTGAACGAGCCAGTCATCCCCAACGCCGAACGCGTGGACCAGCTGATGAATGACGCCTACAAGGTTATCCGCGCTGCAGCTCCCGGCAAAACCATTATGTTCGAAGCCTACCATGCCGCAAAGTTTGCAGACCTCACGATGCTCCATTTACCGCAAGACGGCAACATCATCTTTAGTGGCCACTACTACGAACCATACACCTACAGCCATCAGGGCCACGGCTACAACTGCATTGGCGATGATGCTTTGATAACCACAGCGACCGAAGACATGAAATACTACGTAGGCCTCGCCTACAAGCTCTATCCCGATATCAACGGATTTGACCAGATTCCGATGAACATGGGTGAATTCGGTGTGGCCGGTGGCGATCCGGCGTTCTGCCAGGGAACCCCGCCCAGCAATTCCGGCAAGGCCTACTGGACAAAGAAAGCAGCCCAGGCGGCAATCGAGAACGGGATGTCGTTCCATTACTGGGGATTCGGCTACACGGGCGGCTTTGACGCCTATGAACCCAACGCCGAAAAATGGCACCCGGGATTCCCGCAGGCTCTAATTTTCTAG
- the rpe gene encoding ribulose-phosphate 3-epimerase, giving the protein MLKQIIAPSVLNANFLELGNGLKAIENGGAGLVHLDIMDGHFVPNISFGPGISACVKMGTKLPLDCHLMIENPENYVGEFAKAGASIISVHAETTNHLDRLLHQIAELGVKPAVAINPATPLESIKYVLDIVDMVLIMSVNPGFGGQSLIPYCLDKIRELRALKPELNIQIDGGVKLDNILACKKAGANIFVVGSAIFGKPDPEAVCKEFVEKVNG; this is encoded by the coding sequence ATGCTTAAACAAATCATCGCTCCCAGCGTCTTGAACGCAAACTTCCTCGAACTCGGCAATGGTCTCAAGGCCATTGAAAACGGAGGCGCAGGCCTCGTTCACCTGGACATCATGGATGGGCACTTTGTCCCAAACATCAGCTTTGGCCCGGGCATTTCTGCCTGCGTCAAGATGGGAACCAAGCTCCCGCTCGATTGCCATTTGATGATCGAAAATCCGGAAAACTACGTGGGCGAATTTGCCAAGGCTGGCGCAAGCATCATCAGCGTGCATGCCGAAACCACGAACCATCTCGACCGTTTGCTGCACCAGATTGCAGAACTCGGCGTCAAGCCCGCTGTCGCTATCAATCCGGCAACCCCGCTCGAAAGCATCAAATACGTGCTCGACATCGTGGACATGGTGCTCATCATGTCTGTGAACCCGGGATTCGGCGGTCAGAGCCTCATTCCTTACTGCCTCGACAAAATCCGCGAACTCCGCGCCCTTAAGCCGGAACTCAATATCCAAATCGATGGCGGTGTAAAGCTCGACAACATCCTCGCCTGCAAGAAAGCGGGTGCAAACATCTTCGTCGTAGGTAGCGCTATCTTTGGCAAGCCCGATCCCGAAGCCGTCTGCAAGGAATTTGTAGAAAAAGTGAACGGCTAA